The window CAACGTCAGGGCTAGAAGCTATAGCAGCTCATGACATTCCCTCCAAACAGCTGAGGTAGGATGTGACATTCGAAGGTGCCACAGCTCAGTGTTGATGCCATGTTTTGAGCTAACTGTCAATCAAATTTGAACCATTCTTTAAAGGATCAGCAGTGAGTCACAAAACATCCTAAGACACCCATTGGTGCCTCCAAAATGCTGCTGTGGTGAAAAATTTAGCTGAACTCTGCAAAGGGTGATTACAAAAAATACCTTTAAGGTCTTCCAAACAGTGCCAGCCCGCACAGTGCAGTGGACAACTATACGTTTTTATTCACCTTTTTTACCAAGTGGGTTGTATTTGTCGACTCAAGTAGTGCAAAAGTGACATCAAAACGGTCAGAATAATAATGGCAGACGGCTCAAGCTCAAGCTTAGTGGAAATGGGTTATGTTAAAATAAAGTAACTGCAGTAACCCAAGTTAACGAGTGGGGAATACGAAGTTACAGCAAAACGGCAGAAGCTGAGGTTAGTTTTTACTGGTTTTGAACGGCACAATTAGAGCTTTGGTAGCAGCTTGTTTGACTGAGTGTACACCCCGCTCTTCGTTTCACATGCTTCTTTGTTTATTGAGGCATCAGTGGCGCTCGTTAGCATGCTAGCATCAGCTAGCCAGCAGAAAGGATAACTGCAGCAAGCATAAGAGATTTAGGCCCCGAAAGTTTGTGTAAAGACCGTCACATACCTCCGACCCCACCATGTAAAAGTCTCCATCTTGTTCGAGCTGAAATTTTACCGGCTTCTGGCCAAACGTTTTACTGAGAGCTAATTGCATCTTTACGCAGTCACTATACTGCTAATTATTTGAGTAGCCTTTCTTCAGGTGCGTTCGCAGCCTGAGTTGAAAATGGGAAATCCGATATCGTCCCTTCAAATAGGTTTTGCTTACTTATACCAATTAGGAGCATGTCTGCTCACCAAGTATAAAACGACATAAAGATTATCCACAAAAAATTGAAAACTACAGCAATTTCTGTACCAGTCCCTATTTAGATGGATTAAATGAGGACATTCAAATTTGGAAGAATTTTTCCCGAAAAGTCTAAACGCTTCATGGGATGCTACTCTCTTTCTGTCCTCGTTCAAAGTGGATGAACAATTTTCAGTGCTCATTACCGCCCCTACTGTTCTACATTGAAAATTAGATTTAACTCCTCCAGCAGCAGAGGTTATCTGCGATGTCCATATTATTGTAGAGTTCTCACAATTCCTTATGAATCTAATGCAGCGGTCCCCAGCCTTTCagccttttttgcgccacggaccggtttatgtccgataatattttcacggaccggcctttaaggtgtcgcggataaatacaacaaaataaaaccagtaccggtaccacaaAAAggagatttattcataacacacgggaaaagacccagggaaaccgagttaatgatttaaaaaaaaaatgctaaaaaccgataaaaccttgaaaaccataaatttcacacccgagcctcaactctcacggtccggtaccaaacaactcatGGACTGGTACCAGCttgggggttggggactgctgatCTAATGCAAACGGCACATAGGTCTTCTAGATATTGGAtcaaaatacacacagagagagtgCCAAATAACCGAGATTAGCCCAAGTATTCATAAATCCATTTTTTAGGCACATGTAGGATTCTTTCAACTCCAGTAAGTCTACTATAAAAATGGATTGTGTATTACAGATATGTTTAAAGCTATCTCAATCAAATTAAATATGACAATAGTGCAGAAGATACCAATATTCCAGAAGTGCGTGCAAGGAACAAAATTTACATACTTGTCTTTCTGGAAcacttaaaaacatatttgccATTTGAATTTTCAAAAAGTCAGAATTTTGTTTTGCTACCAATAAGGCAAGAAAAACTAACTGTTCTTGTAAAAAGATATTGCTTAATAATAACTGGCTGCATAAATGCCTGGAGGCGTTTCCAAATGGCTAGCTTTGGCATGCCATTACCAACCACTTTACACTTATAACAGATTCAGCAAGTCTGACATGACAATGAAATGTCTGCCTTTAGGCTCAAGATAGCTTGCTAACCCATTATTCTCACTTTGCACCACACCTCATGGGCTATGAAATCAGAAACAGTAAAAATCCTGACATCTCCGTCTCTAACAATGAGACAAGTTACAAGAGTCTTTCAACTGACATGTTGCATTTTTACACTCAGAATTGGTAAGAACATCTTTGGTTTCAAGCGAAAACTAAAACATTTCAAAGAGATGAAACCAAACTATTGTTTGCAACAGacatttattctttaaaaaagtgaaataaaaaaaatgcactctttgtaaataaattcatttcAATAATATTCCACTGCTGTCATTTTCCTCTTTCATATAATTGTATGCcataatttattcatttatttttccccaGAGACAAAGACAAACATCACCTGAGGCCCTCAGGTTCACCATCCACAGTTCCATCGGAAGCTTGTATTCTATCAAATAGTCTTAGAGCGACGATCTGGCATCAAGAAGAGTTTGTGAAGATGATTAAAGCCCATATACACAGACAACACACCGTTATCTCCAAACCACTTGTGGCTGTTTGGCATTCCTCATCCACAACTAAACAAACACGTcaaaaacaaagaccatgtcTTCAACTCTCTGAGAGAAGGTCCCTGAAGGTGACCTGATGATCAGGGATGAAATAGAGGGTGTATTTAACCACCAAGGCGCTGTCCTTCCCCCCACGCAAACCCGCCCGGGCGGTCCTCTGGCAGGGGGTTATAGTTGGCATCTTCTTCTGGAGTGTCAAAGAGCATCTTTCTGTGGGAGAAACACGGCAAAAGGAGAATGAGTCATTTCTACAAACACAGAAGTAGTGCTATTGATGCAGCTAAGAATGGATTTTTGTTAGATTgacatatttttttatgttggaCAATCAAACTGAAGATACAcagcagctttatccagaacaAAGTATGGAAACGGACTGCTGTCTACATATGTAGGCCTCTTGTCTTTTTTAGGGTTCGCCTTGATTTCAAGAGCCACATAGGAACCTCCCATGAATTTATTATGAATTTCTACCATAGCCCCTTTTGATGATGTCATTTTTTAAGAATCCACTATttttgatagaaaaaaaaaatggcctgCTCTTATCTGCGTTTTGCAACTTGTGCAATTTCAGTTAGTCTTCGAAGACACTGTTTAGTACTTTGTGAATTCCaagttttatttctgttaatGAAGAATATAGCTTGAGCATATGTGAACATAATGTTTAAATGACAAAAGCATTTTGTGAAACAACAATTGGATTTCAGCCAACCAAATTAATTTGTGCTTGAAGTGTGTTTTGTAGCTCTTTATTGATTCTAAGGGCATGACATGCTTTTTCCACTGTTCCCCTACTTCAGCTGGCCTCAGGGAAgagagaaaaatcaaaggaaagAACAATAACTGGATCTTAGAAAAGTAGTTAAATCATGACAGAcacctctgtgtgtgtaaagaCCAGCTGCACATGGTGGTTAAAGGTGACTGCAGCCACATGTCTGTTTAGAGAAATTCCCATCTGCTACTTAAAACTTCTCTCACACCACAAATATTAGAATTATTCTGTGACTCACATGATTGATGGGGTCTTGAGCCACCTTCCACCACCTGGTTGATTTGGGAAAACATCCTCCAGGAAGAAGTACACATGACCAACAGCAATACCTCAAGAGAAAAATACAAATCAGTTTTATTCTAACCCATCAAAACCTTGCTGTACACCACTAAACACAGCAGGTACCTGCAAATCTTAGCATACCACCAAAGTACCGAACACTGATAGCAGGGGTCAATTATAAGCACCTAAAAGATCCACGATGATAGAGTTGCCCAGCAGAAGTGAGAATCCCATTAGCACCCAGGGCAGGAAGGGTGCCTGAAAGTTGAGCAGGCCAAAGAAGTTCATGCGAACATTCGGGTTCCGTCGACTCCACACGTATACCAGCATGATGGTGAAGGCCTGGCCCAGGAACACCAGACTCACAAAAGTGCCAAATATCTGAGACTTCATTGAGGACAAATGGCTGAACATTACTGCTGACTGTTTGTGTCTGCCCAACATTAACAGACGGCAATCAACGGCAGCACAGAGATCGAAAAGTTGCTTACCACATAAGgagtgtatgtatgtatatatgtcgTATATAAAGTCATTCTCTGAACGATCTAAGAGGATACAGTCATCAGAAGTCCACCAAAGAGGAACATGAAGACAAAGTCAGCCGTGCGTCCCCTGAAAGAGCCCTCCTCCAGCATTCGACAGTATCTGTACCTGCAAGTACATGGTTAAGGAAAGCTGCAAGAAAAATGTacacatcatcaccatcatcccAATTtgtgctttaattttttttttttttttactttattttttttacaagaacTCTATTTttacataactttttaacataTCATCTCTAAAATCACACCCGGCGTTCCCCAGTGAAACAGAAAGTAAAGCATGCATAGCGACTTTATGTGTAAAGAGCTGTGGAACTGAGAAGGATACAGAAAAATCATATTGAACAGGAAATTGAAACCAACCGGAccaaaaaacaggaagttggtTATTAGTCGCCATACCTAGAAGCGAAAAAGACAATATTCAGCTGCAGATAACAGTAAAACTACTACATCCATTTGTCCAGTTTAAAATAATGTCAGTGCAGGCCTTGTTTAATCCTCAGCTCAACAAGTTCACATTCACatagaaatgttgaaatcttgattttttatttaattatgtaattattttactgtAGTTTATATTTTGCACcagcagttttacatttttcgTTAAATGGAACCAGATCTGTTACTTTCCGGTTTCTTATTTTTAGTATTAGTCTAGAGTAGTCCAGAGTAGCTTTGATTgagtcacagttcaaaataatcattATTTGTCTTATACTGCCCATTGTTGAGGTCCCTCAGTTTTACTGCTTACCCATATATTTTCAATCTTCTGACTGGCTGCTTAAACAGCGGGTTTTCATTTTGGTATGGTCTTAATCTGAGGGTCAGATAACTCACCTGATAATTTCTTAGAATTAAATCTGGGTTGAAGTAGAGCTGAAATGGTGTGATGATCTCTAGTTGCTGAAAGAGAAAGCAAAGTAAAGAATAAGTTACATGTAACAACAATGACAATGGCACAAAAAGATCCAGTGTATCTTTATTAAAACCAAGCTTAGTCCACTGtgtacacaaacagaaataatGCTCTGGTTTAGACAAATCTGACCTGGCATTTTCTGGAAAATCAGCTGCATAAGACAGCTGCTCACACAGTATAAGTCTAAGCTTGATTCATCAAGACAACAGAACTGCAGTCAGACAAGTCGGAGTCCTGCTCCGCTTTCTTTTCTACACTTTAATGTTACCTGGAGCTAAAAGCACCAACATCACAATACTTTAATTCAGCGGTCccaaaccttttttgcgccacggaccggtttatgcccgacaatattttcacggaccggcctttaaggtgtcgcggataaatataacaaaataaaaccagtaccggtaccgaaaaaaataagatttattcataacacacgtgaaaagacccaggaaaaccgagttaacgataaaaacgataacaaaataacgctgaaaaccgataaaaaccctgaaaaccatacatttcacacctgagcctcaactctcgcggcccggtaccaaacgactcacggaccggtaccggtccgaggcccgggggctggggaccgctgctttaatttATAAGTATTAGTAATGAACAAGGAATCAAGACATGTAAAACTTTGGGCAAATACTGACACTGAGCCATTATCTACTTCTGtatttcctttttctgtttgagatcAAAGCAGTGAATGCTGGAGAAACCCTACTGTTTTACTCTGGATTTCTTGATGccttttagttatttattttctcctttgtaCCAGAGATATATCTTCACAAACAGTTAAATCCACTTAAGGTCCTTCAGCTCTTCATCGTCACactatttttaaacattaaaaacaaagcaaatctaGAAAACATAGATCTATATCAGCCCGTGACACTGGTAAATTCATCTTATGATGAATAGCTGATATTGCCGACTCTGAAAATACCAATATCCAATAATCAATAAGAAGTGCATTTACTTTCAGAACTGTGACAGTACTGTAAAAAGTACACTCAGAATGCCTTATCAGCCAACTCACATGGGGTTTAGGCAGCTATTTTGCATATTTCTTGTTATTGCATCAGAAACTGAGAATGACACGACTGTGCACATTATAACAGTAACTGCAAAATAAGCCATTTTATGCTAATAATTACAATAATTCAAAAAGACTGactactgtttaaaaaaaacccaataagAAGCTCCAAAATACCAAAATTTCACTGTCAGCTTCATGCAGTTCTGTGAAAACTTTTTGCCCCCCTTAATGAattctttctttccctcttttttgtactgtcacacatttttttcagaTCAAGCAAATTTTAACATTACATAAAGAGAACCCAAGCAAAtacaaatttcatttttttgactagtgattttattcattaagggaaaaagctatccaaacaTACCTGACCCTGTGTGGAAAAGTAACTGCCCTCTGACCCTAACTGCTAATGCCACCCCCAGCAACAATAACGGCAAACCAGCCTTTGCGATAACTGGCTATGAGGTTTTTAAGATGTATCTGGGTGAAATCTGGCCCACTCATATTAGCAGAATTAGTGGTTGACGCAGgtttggagtaattttggtaggctgGCCTCTCCTGGGAAGGAATGATTTGCACCCAACACCCTATCAACCTACATGGGCTTTAAAATGGCTCCACTGTGACCAACTGAAACATCATCGGCCAGTTCTGTATCACCTTTTCCCACTgctgcacacacatgcagaaaaacaaattCGTCTAATGCAGTGCGACAGTCCCCACATTTTACATCTAAGACAGCTTGAAAGAAAGAGCACATATAACATGTATTCCCTGAAACTGGACTGTAAAATTCTAATAATGTTTATCCATGATGATGAGAGTGACGTGAGCCGCTAGCACCAGGTAGCTCTTAACCCTACAGgataaataaacaacagctgTAGCTTGTGAGGCGCGCTAAGGAAATTATCGGTCGCTTCAACAGCAGTTTGACAGGTCAGAGAGGGGCCGTGGCACCGGGTACAAGTAGCCCGCTCCGATTATAGCTTCATATCACTTAAACAAGAGATCCAACTAGGTTCAGTTCAGGCACGTACCCTTCTAACAGGTTCCCAAGCACCGAGCTAGCACCGAAGTAACCACCTTACGATGACCGCGGTAAGCAGTGCGAGTTTATTATTCCCTGTCTAACCCTGAGAACACCTGAATGAGTCTTACCACCGCAGCAGTTGTGAGTACACAGGCGGTTGTGTATGCCCTGGTAACAACAGGAATCTGTAGGTATTCCTGTTGCAGCGTCTGGTAAGCCATTTTAGAC is drawn from Pelmatolapia mariae isolate MD_Pm_ZW linkage group LG7, Pm_UMD_F_2, whole genome shotgun sequence and contains these coding sequences:
- the derl2 gene encoding derlin-2 — encoded protein: MAYQTLQQEYLQIPVVTRAYTTACVLTTAAVQLEIITPFQLYFNPDLILRNYQVWRLITNFLFFGPVGFNFLFNMIFLYRYCRMLEEGSFRGRTADFVFMFLFGGLLMTIFGTFVSLVFLGQAFTIMLVYVWSRRNPNVRMNFFGLLNFQAPFLPWVLMGFSLLLGNSIIVDLLGIAVGHVYFFLEDVFPNQPGGGRWLKTPSIIKMLFDTPEEDANYNPLPEDRPGGFAWGEGQRLGG